The Flavobacterium sp. 140616W15 sequence ACTCGGAATCCAGAAAACTCCATAAAGATTTTGATTCCAATTTTCTGGAATAAAAGCTCTATTCAATAACTCATATTCATTTTTATTATTTTTTCCTAAGTTATACCATGCATCTCTAGTTACATTAAATGAAAATTGAAATTTACCATCCTTGTTTTTATCATCATAGTTTAGAATTTTGACTTTATAAGTCGGTACTACAACTACCGGATCTGAAAAAATATAATCTTCTCCTTTTAAACCTTGAATAGTATATCCTGTAATTTCATTAGTAATCACAATTCTTATATGTGGCAATAATACTTCTGCTTCAATACAAACTTTTTCACTTGGTTTATTAAAAAAGCATAAACTTTTAATTTGCTTACACTGCTTCCTTTAGGTACATTATAAGAAATAGCATCTAATCCCTTTACAGCAACAGCTTCATTTATCTCTCCTTCATCATACTGTATTCCCCATTTTAGGCTCTTAAGTTCTGATTTTTTTGGAGTTCTGCTAAATTCTATTGCTTCATAATTGTATGCTTTACCTTTTTCTATAATATCAACAGCTTTATTAGTGGAAGGATCTATGGGACCTTTTATTTTTTTAACAAGCAATGTTTTCTCTTCTTTTTTTGCTTCATAATCCGCAAATTTTTTTCCGCCATCTTTTCCGTAAAAAGTATTTTCTTTTGGAGATTTAAAATCCAATGCTCCTTTAGATGCATCTTTAGTAATAGATTCCGCTTCCTTATAAGATTTTCCAGATATGTTACGTATTATATTTCCGCTTTCTCCTGCCATATTACTGCATTTTTACCTGTTTACCGCTGTTAATATTTACTTGCTTGGCGCTTTCCACATTTATAGATTCTTTAGTACTTATGTAAGAACCTGTTTCCATGTTTTCGGTAATACTTTTAGCTTTAGAATTTCTACCTATAAGTGCAGTCTCAATAATATTACTTGCTGTAAGATTATAATCTTCACTTGCTATTTCTGTGATACTTTCTCCAGCAATAACATTTATATCTTTTTGTGCTGTAGCTACAATATTTTGTCCTGCTGACATAATTATAGTCTCTCCTGCATTCATCGTAATGTTCTTTGGTGCCGTAACTTCAATATTACCATTACCATCCATATACCACTTGTTGCCAGAAGGGTCTTTTACTAAAATACTCGAATCACCTTCGTCAAAAGTAATTGTACTTCCTGTACGGGTATAAATGCTTTTGATGTTGTTTTTTATCTTACCGCCAGTACCCGTTTTACCATTAAATAAACTACCAATTACAAATGGCCTGTTGGGGTCGTTATAGCGAAAACCTAACATAACCTGATCACCCACTTCGGGGATAAAAACCATTCCTCGGTTGGTGGTGACTTCACCACTGGTTCCTGCATCAGGTGTCATTACGCGTAACCATGGTGTACGCTGTTGTTTGGTGGCTTGCCATAGCATCTTTACACGTATTCTGCCCTGTCCTTTTGGATCATCATTGGCTACTACTTCTGCTTGTTGCATTTGAGCTATCGGAAAGCTGATATTTGGCTCTGGTAACTTGCGTATTTTGGCAGGTAGTGCTTTAAAACTATTTTCGTACTCGCCAATGTCGCTTGATTTATGAGTTATTTCTGTGATAATATAAATCCCTACTTCATTAGTTTCGTAGTTGATTTTGTTAATGTCTTGTCCACTCTTATATGCATCTAATTTGTCTTTTACCTGCATGGCATCTATGCTAATGCTCATACCTATTCGTAAACTTCTGTTTCGACTAGTTGCGGTTATAAAATTAGATTCTGCAGCGGCACTTTGTTGCCTATTTTGCAGTATGGTTTGCAAATACATGTCATCACCAGTGGCAATTCTTCCATATTCTAATGATGATGTAGCATATAGTTTCTGAGAAGCAGTTATAGCATCAGTACCCAATCTTGGAAATCCTTCTATTTGGTCTCTGGTCTTGGCTTGGTACAGTTTATTTACATCTTCATTATAAGTAAATGCTTCAAATTGGTTGGGAATTGCCTGAACAGAAATATTTAGGTTATAAAGGTCTTTGTTGTAAATCAATTTTGTAAATTCCATACTAACATTTGGTTTACCAAAAAAAAGTTTTTCCCCATCATAATACAACCATTCGTTGTATTGTTTGGCTAAACGTTGTATAAATTGAAAATCTGTTTCGAGATATTGAGTTTGATAACCTAAATTGCTGCCAAATTCAGGTTTGATATTGTTTTGCAATTGTTCGCCTGTTGCTGTTTTTATTACTTCCTCAATGATATCTTGTAAATTGGTATCTTCCCAAGAATTGAGTTTTACTCCCGATTCAAGAAGTATGGTTTTGGAATAACCCGAAATAATAATTTGGCTTCCCACATGTCCCAATTCTTGGGCATATTGAATATTTGTTACTATTCCTAAAAAATTATTGTTGTTTTCAAAAGCAATGTGCAAAACCCCTCCCAACCATTTTTGAGCACTCTCTATCGTGTATGCTCTTGGTTTTTCGATTACAGAATGCGGAACACTAATTTTAAAATGATGATGTGTATTAATGGTTTGATGCAGCTCGATACTGGTAAAATGTGAGATTTCTTTTCTATTAATACCAAATATTATTTTAGGAATGACCATAATATGTTTAGTTATAAGTTTGATTTTTTTAAATTTTAACTTAAATAGATTATAGTCTAAAGTTCTTATTTCTAAAGTTCTTATACCGAATTCGATTTTAAGCTAAAATATCATGTTCTGAAAATAGAAGCAATACTAATCAATGTTTTGTTCAATAAATTATATAATAAAAAAACAAGAAGCGGTATGTTACCACTTCTTGTTTGTCAAAAAGGGAAAAATTAAACTCTTGCCCAATTGTTATCTAATGTTGCATTACCTAAAGTAATTTTCTCTGCTGAGAAAGTGATCTCTGTTACCATTGGAGTTTCTGCCAAAGCATCTAATTGCTCGCTGAAGAAAACAATAAAAGCATTCTCAAAAGAAAGTTCTTTCATTACTTGCTCAGAGTCAGCTTTAAAAAATTTTACTTTTCCACTTACCGGTTTGTGTTGGCTGTTTACTGCTTGCTCAATAACAGTAGTGTTGTCTGTAGATTTTACTTTTAATTTAATCTACCTCCTTTAATTTCAGATGAAACTGCTCCTTTACCGTCAGTATGTCTCATCATATCAACTTTTGAAAATAATACTTGGTACTCGTGTCCTTCGAATTCTAAAATTGCTTTAAATGCCATAATAAAAATAATTAAATTGTAAAATTGTTGAAAATTGTTAAAAATTGTTTTTTAGAACCCTCTCTGTTGTCTGACTAGTATAAACAAAAAAAGAAGTATTCTATATGATTTTAGAATACCTCTTTTTGTACTAACGCACTTTTTTGACTTGCTTCTTGTAGGAAGATAAAGAGGATTCGCAATCAATATTAACGCGAATATACAACTATAAATAAAATAACCAAGCTAATTTGTAATGTTTTTCATAAAAAAAATAAAAATAAAAAGTAAAAAAGTAAGAATACAACCCGTTTATATCTAGTCCATTTTATCCCCCTAGCGTGAGCAGTTTCAAAGTAACCCAAAACAAAAAAGCTTCAGAGAAATCTGAAGCTTGTCTTAGTAACCGAAGCCTTTAAATAGCTAACCAATTTGTTATGAATTAGTATTCTATTTATACTTACTCAAATCTAAATTAAGAATAGTCCCTACTCTGCTAAACTCTTCATTAATCTTTGCATTTAGGATTAGTTGTTTATTATTTATGGGATGATTAAAAATTAACTGATGTGCATGAAGCATCATTCCTTTCAGATCATAATTCTCTAACCACAATTTATTTTGTTTGTTACAACCATGTGGTCGACTACCTAAAATGGGATGAAAAATATGTTTGAAATGTTTTCGCAATTGATGCATACGGCCAGTTTCAGGAATCGCTTCTACCAAACAATACCGTGATGTTGGTTTATTATTAAATTCTAACTCAATTTCAGTATTTTGCAAACGATGAAAGTATGTTATAGCATTTTGTTTAACATCATCATCATTAATTAAATCATAATCAATCGTTAGTTCTTCGGGAGACCAACCACGCAAAATGGCTAAATATTTTTTTTCGACTTCCCGTGTGGCAAAACGATCATTCATAATTTTCAAGACTTCTTTATCCAACGCAAATAACAAAACACCAGATGTTTTTCGGTCTAACCGATGAATAGGATAAACGTGCTGCCCTCCTATTTGATTTCTCAATTCCTGAATAGCATACACTTTTGCATCACGTGCATAAAATGATTTGTGAACCAACAAGCCACTTGGTTTATTAATTGCGATAATATATTCGTCTTGGTAAAGAATTTCTAACATTTGGCAAAAGTAAAAGAGATTTCGATTAAAATCATTTTTATGACTTATTTGTTTCTATACTTTTCCTTATTTTATTTTAGATCGAAAATAAAAAAGAGACTCGAAAGTCTCTTT is a genomic window containing:
- a CDS encoding type VI secretion system Vgr family protein, whose protein sequence is MVIPKIIFGINRKEISHFTSIELHQTINTHHHFKISVPHSVIEKPRAYTIESAQKWLGGVLHIAFENNNNFLGIVTNIQYAQELGHVGSQIIISGYSKTILLESGVKLNSWEDTNLQDIIEEVIKTATGEQLQNNIKPEFGSNLGYQTQYLETDFQFIQRLAKQYNEWLYYDGEKLFFGKPNVSMEFTKLIYNKDLYNLNISVQAIPNQFEAFTYNEDVNKLYQAKTRDQIEGFPRLGTDAITASQKLYATSSLEYGRIATGDDMYLQTILQNRQQSAAAESNFITATSRNRSLRIGMSISIDAMQVKDKLDAYKSGQDINKINYETNEVGIYIITEITHKSSDIGEYENSFKALPAKIRKLPEPNISFPIAQMQQAEVVANDDPKGQGRIRVKMLWQATKQQRTPWLRVMTPDAGTSGEVTTNRGMVFIPEVGDQVMLGFRYNDPNRPFVIGSLFNGKTGTGGKIKNNIKSIYTRTGSTITFDEGDSSILVKDPSGNKWYMDGNGNIEVTAPKNITMNAGETIIMSAGQNIVATAQKDINVIAGESITEIASEDYNLTASNIIETALIGRNSKAKSITENMETGSYISTKESINVESAKQVNINSGKQVKMQ
- a CDS encoding pseudouridine synthase: MLEILYQDEYIIAINKPSGLLVHKSFYARDAKVYAIQELRNQIGGQHVYPIHRLDRKTSGVLLFALDKEVLKIMNDRFATREVEKKYLAILRGWSPEELTIDYDLINDDDVKQNAITYFHRLQNTEIELEFNNKPTSRYCLVEAIPETGRMHQLRKHFKHIFHPILGSRPHGCNKQNKLWLENYDLKGMMLHAHQLIFNHPINNKQLILNAKINEEFSRVGTILNLDLSKYK